One segment of Actinomyces sp. 432 DNA contains the following:
- a CDS encoding DUF6571 family protein: MDQSALGIPGFSPSAAGQDDQANAQAALEYLSPDGEISDGKWVPGEQAQQRWETLDEGDWNPAGLEELTAAMAAASTLRTSQDDDNSAAATWVTGRSIDFVVNQLPLENYTDTTKQNLAVLLGNCPDEIADMARGGSLEGVNVYGLSGLVTDAQFETVLYRVIDDETAADTLVATMLEYHHNQIDSKMTTATDPEALLLGQYQFAARSVGYLDGIAELRAGDNTPDTVDGADIRTVLRAQAYVDAANYGLLSAATMEAAATGNNGAPFSFYTEVDGQPTITAPDPITPDAAHEYMRWDRLVEDATMDGLDVRITNGYNFGYDEGQAAKVIK; encoded by the coding sequence GTGGATCAGAGCGCCCTGGGTATCCCCGGGTTCAGTCCCAGCGCCGCGGGCCAGGACGACCAGGCGAATGCCCAGGCCGCTTTGGAGTATCTCAGCCCTGATGGTGAGATCAGCGACGGGAAGTGGGTGCCGGGGGAACAGGCCCAACAGCGGTGGGAGACGCTCGACGAAGGCGATTGGAACCCTGCCGGACTCGAGGAGCTCACTGCTGCTATGGCAGCGGCGTCGACCCTGCGCACCAGCCAGGATGACGACAATTCGGCCGCGGCGACGTGGGTTACCGGAAGGTCGATTGACTTCGTCGTCAACCAGCTACCGCTCGAGAATTACACCGATACAACGAAACAGAACCTCGCCGTCCTGCTCGGCAACTGCCCTGACGAGATCGCCGACATGGCGCGCGGCGGTTCACTCGAAGGAGTTAACGTATACGGTCTGTCTGGCCTCGTGACTGACGCACAGTTCGAGACCGTCCTGTACCGTGTCATCGACGATGAGACCGCCGCCGACACACTGGTCGCGACCATGCTCGAATACCACCACAATCAGATCGACTCAAAGATGACTACGGCAACCGACCCTGAAGCTCTCCTACTTGGGCAGTATCAGTTTGCCGCAAGGAGCGTAGGCTACCTCGATGGCATTGCCGAGCTGCGGGCGGGCGACAACACTCCGGACACTGTCGATGGGGCCGATATCAGGACCGTGCTGCGAGCCCAGGCCTACGTTGATGCCGCGAACTACGGCCTGCTCAGCGCCGCCACCATGGAGGCGGCCGCCACCGGCAACAACGGTGCTCCCTTCTCCTTCTACACCGAGGTCGACGGGCAACCCACCATCACCGCCCCCGACCCCATAACACCCGATGCCGCCCACGAATACATGCGTTGGGACCGACTAGTCGAAGACGCCACCATGGACGGTCTTGATGTCAGGATCACCAACGGCTACAACTTTGGCTACGACGAGGGACAGGCAGCCAAAGTCATCAAATGA
- a CDS encoding DUF6571 family protein, which translates to MAQRSSNEPAEHVGVMRNSLIMRSEASTPRPRRRLPAALMTLLLACAPLVACAHYFGSELDIPGLDPGTASSDQTNARAALDYLTPDGETSDGKWMPGEQTQQRWEALEEGHWNSTSLEELTAAMAAVSTMRTDQDEQTAAKATWIVAKSMEFAVGQVPLKDYTDTMKQNLAALLANSPKELAGLASGDSLDASPPGYDLSGLVTDTQFETVLYRVIDDENAADTLVTTMLQYHHDQVGSNMPTATNLEATLRGNYRNAAMTMGYLDGIAELRAGDNTPDTVDGADIDTVLRAQAYVDAANYGLLSDATMEAAATGNNGGPFSFYTEVDGQPTITAPDPMTPQAAHEYINWEDLVHDSVMNSLDITIATGDQTGRKQGHGAKITK; encoded by the coding sequence ATGGCGCAAAGGTCATCAAATGAGCCAGCAGAACACGTAGGCGTTATGAGGAACTCTCTTATTATGCGATCCGAAGCAAGCACACCCCGCCCCAGGCGCCGTCTGCCGGCTGCACTGATGACGCTACTACTGGCATGCGCGCCTTTGGTGGCGTGCGCGCATTATTTCGGAAGCGAACTGGACATTCCTGGTCTTGATCCAGGCACCGCAAGCAGTGACCAGACCAACGCTAGGGCCGCTTTGGACTACCTCACTCCCGATGGCGAGACCAGCGACGGGAAGTGGATGCCGGGTGAACAGACCCAACAGCGGTGGGAGGCGCTCGAAGAAGGCCACTGGAACTCCACCTCCCTGGAGGAACTCACTGCCGCCATGGCCGCAGTCTCAACCATGCGCACCGACCAAGACGAGCAAACCGCCGCAAAGGCCACGTGGATAGTCGCCAAATCAATGGAGTTCGCTGTCGGCCAGGTACCCCTTAAGGACTACACCGACACCATGAAGCAGAATCTCGCCGCCCTGCTCGCCAACAGCCCGAAGGAGCTAGCCGGCTTGGCCAGCGGCGATTCCTTGGACGCTAGTCCACCGGGCTATGACCTGTCCGGCCTGGTCACTGACACGCAGTTCGAGACCGTCCTGTACCGCGTCATCGACGATGAGAACGCCGCCGACACACTGGTGACCACGATGCTCCAATACCACCACGACCAAGTCGGTTCCAACATGCCTACGGCCACGAACCTCGAGGCCACCCTACGCGGGAACTACAGGAACGCAGCCATGACCATGGGCTACCTCGATGGCATTGCCGAGCTGCGTGCGGGCGACAACACTCCGGACACTGTCGATGGGGCCGATATCGACACGGTACTGCGAGCCCAGGCCTATGTTGATGCCGCTAACTACGGCCTGCTCAGCGACGCCACCATGGAGGCGGCTGCCACCGGCAACAACGGAGGGCCATTCTCCTTCTACACCGAGGTCGACGGGCAACCCACCATCACCGCACCCGACCCCATGACACCACAAGCCGCCCACGAATACATAAACTGGGAAGACCTGGTCCACGACTCCGTCATGAACAGTCTTGACATCACTATCGCAACGGGCGATCAAACAGGCCGCAAGCAGGGCCATGGCGCGAAGATCACCAAATGA
- a CDS encoding DUF6571 family protein, whose product MAFIKIDTDKMQTVVDNLEDRAKAIDYERSSINQTSAYYHDPVQSVADATESLPGFLIPGPGSGTLAAYASAMRDLADQLRSRRQEAIDINESGITMTNPDGTLSYYLPDPPPGTTDEAAYWRNTDTVANVHAYNTGSVETAKAEATELQEALANGTSSQGRTPEQILDQINKHQDIPIYGAAFVDALGTEEYLQLVYALDGHYQVGYDGDDGGERFTKSLETLAHILAAASQDQAGGAGLAADFANAVDPTVIQPQLENPMTALNALLSVPDTAYGTGFLGVLSDNLEDIDPASVPFAGAPPFVNGEFYTADPLAGVLTAMGSNSEASLNYLTSDGTNDAEIEKRWEMLRQRDWDFHGGTGLDGLSAATAAASAYRGADGDPNAPADAAERATWMTAQAIPFFVNDVEEADFTATMKQNLAVLLGNSPKELAGLAKDGSLETDQRYGLSGLVTDAEFETLLYRIIDDENATGTLAAAMGQYHHSRIDSEMSTSTDPGTTLAVQYKDAAATMGYLDGIAELRAGDNSAARANTKSNMGTALSVFSTVLGAGVGAMTGGTSLAVAGPLLYSTGSTVARPIIVDQLTKDWNTPDTVDGADIDTVLRAQAYVDAANYGLLSDATMEAAATGNNGGPFSFYTEADGQPTITAPDPMTPQAAHEYINWEDLVHDSVMDSLDVNIEAGDQTGRKQGHGAKVIK is encoded by the coding sequence ATGGCCTTCATCAAGATCGACACTGACAAGATGCAAACCGTCGTCGACAACCTGGAAGACCGCGCCAAAGCGATCGACTACGAGCGCAGCAGCATCAACCAGACCAGCGCCTACTACCACGACCCGGTCCAGTCCGTGGCCGACGCGACCGAGTCCCTGCCCGGCTTCCTAATACCGGGACCCGGATCGGGAACCCTGGCAGCCTACGCATCAGCCATGCGCGACCTGGCCGACCAGCTGCGCTCGCGCCGCCAGGAGGCCATCGACATAAACGAGTCCGGCATCACCATGACCAACCCCGACGGCACCCTGTCCTACTACCTGCCCGACCCACCACCAGGCACCACCGACGAGGCCGCCTACTGGCGCAACACTGACACCGTGGCCAACGTCCACGCCTACAACACCGGCTCAGTCGAAACAGCCAAAGCCGAGGCCACAGAGCTCCAAGAAGCACTCGCCAACGGCACCTCCTCCCAAGGCCGCACCCCCGAACAAATCCTCGACCAAATCAACAAGCACCAAGACATCCCGATCTATGGGGCGGCGTTCGTCGACGCGCTGGGCACCGAGGAGTACCTGCAGCTCGTCTACGCGTTAGACGGGCATTATCAGGTCGGCTATGACGGGGACGATGGTGGCGAGCGGTTCACCAAGTCGTTGGAGACTCTCGCGCACATCCTGGCCGCCGCCAGCCAGGATCAGGCCGGTGGGGCGGGGCTCGCTGCCGACTTCGCCAACGCCGTCGATCCGACGGTCATTCAGCCGCAGCTTGAGAACCCGATGACGGCCCTCAATGCGCTGTTGTCAGTACCGGATACCGCGTACGGTACAGGGTTTCTTGGTGTGCTCTCGGACAATCTTGAGGACATCGACCCGGCCTCGGTCCCCTTCGCCGGTGCGCCACCGTTCGTGAATGGTGAGTTCTATACGGCGGACCCGTTGGCCGGCGTGCTGACCGCCATGGGTTCCAACTCCGAGGCCTCCTTGAACTATCTCACCAGTGATGGCACAAATGACGCCGAGATCGAGAAGCGTTGGGAGATGCTCAGGCAGCGCGACTGGGACTTCCACGGTGGTACCGGGCTGGACGGGTTGAGCGCGGCCACGGCCGCTGCCTCCGCCTACCGGGGCGCTGACGGCGACCCCAACGCGCCGGCCGACGCGGCCGAGCGCGCCACCTGGATGACCGCGCAGGCCATCCCCTTCTTCGTCAACGACGTTGAGGAAGCAGATTTCACCGCCACCATGAAACAGAACCTCGCGGTTCTGCTCGGCAACAGCCCCAAAGAACTCGCAGGCCTGGCCAAAGACGGCTCTCTGGAAACCGATCAGCGCTATGGGTTGTCTGGCCTAGTCACCGATGCGGAGTTCGAGACCTTGCTGTACCGCATCATCGATGACGAGAACGCAACCGGCACCCTGGCCGCTGCCATGGGCCAGTACCACCACAGCAGAATCGACTCCGAAATGTCCACATCCACGGATCCCGGAACGACCCTTGCCGTACAGTACAAGGATGCAGCCGCAACCATGGGCTATCTTGATGGCATTGCCGAGCTACGTGCAGGTGACAACAGCGCCGCGCGGGCCAACACCAAGTCCAATATGGGAACCGCACTGAGCGTGTTCTCTACGGTACTGGGCGCCGGGGTCGGCGCAATGACCGGAGGGACCAGTCTGGCGGTAGCTGGCCCGCTGCTGTACAGCACCGGCTCCACCGTCGCCAGACCCATTATCGTTGACCAGCTAACCAAGGATTGGAACACTCCGGACACTGTCGATGGGGCCGATATCGACACGGTACTGCGAGCCCAGGCCTATGTTGATGCCGCGAACTACGGCCTGCTCAGCGACGCCACCATGGAGGCGGCCGCCACCGGCAACAACGGAGGGCCATTCTCCTTCTACACCGAGGCCGACGGGCAACCCACCATCACCGCACCCGACCCCATGACACCACAAGCCGCCCACGAATACATAAACTGGGAAGACCTGGTCCACGACTCCGTCATGGACAGTCTTGACGTCAATATCGAAGCGGGTGATCAAACAGGCCGCAAGCAGGGCCATGGCGCAAAGGTCATCAAATGA
- a CDS encoding flavodoxin produces the protein MTASNTPESRPKTLVVHYSAHGHTRRVAETLTRALRADAFVLTPAEPYSEPDLDYNDPRSRVSREHVDRSLRHVPLVQDAPDGFTDYDTVLVGYPIWWGEASWVLGDFVRNNDFTGKIVVPFCTSFSSPVGASARDLAALAGTGDWKPGTRLEVSTSADGVRRWLEGLGVAA, from the coding sequence ATGACCGCCAGTAACACCCCTGAGTCCCGACCCAAGACGCTCGTCGTCCACTACTCCGCCCACGGGCACACCCGGCGCGTGGCGGAGACCCTCACGCGGGCGCTCAGAGCCGACGCCTTCGTGCTTACTCCCGCCGAGCCCTACTCCGAGCCGGATCTGGACTACAACGATCCGCGCAGCCGGGTCTCGCGGGAGCACGTTGATCGGAGCCTGCGGCATGTGCCGCTGGTGCAGGACGCCCCCGACGGCTTCACCGACTACGACACCGTGCTGGTCGGATACCCCATATGGTGGGGCGAGGCCTCCTGGGTTTTGGGCGACTTCGTACGGAATAACGACTTCACCGGCAAGATCGTGGTGCCGTTCTGCACGTCCTTCTCCTCGCCAGTAGGCGCCAGCGCACGCGACCTCGCCGCTCTGGCCGGCACGGGTGACTGGAAGCCGGGGACCCGCCTGGAGGTGAGCACCAGCGCCGACGGCGTGCGCCGCTGGCTGGAGGGGCTCGGGGTCGCGGCATAA